GTTTTGATTTTATTCCTGCTTTGTTTGATATTTCTGTTCAAACTGAGTGTTGATAACATAATTGAGACTACTTGTTttaatataggagcaggagtaggccatatggcccctcgagcctgctctgccatttgataagatcatggctgatctaaatgtGGCATCAACTTTCCTTTCCTGTTCCCCCCCATACCCttctgactcccttgtcaatcaagaatctaattCAGccataaaatattcaatgacccagcctccactgctctctgggggagagaattccacagactaacaactctCAACAGAAAAAAATTCAACACtctctcttaaatgggagaccccttatttttaaactctgttccctagttctagtttgtcccataaggggaaacatcctctcagtatccaaACTGCCAAGCAccctcagaatcttctatgtttcaataagatcatctctcattcttctaaatttcaatggatatgggcccaacctgtccaacctttcctcataagataaccccttcatcccaggaatcagtcgagtgaaccttctctggactgcttctaatgcaattatatcctttaagtaaggaggccaaactatacacagtactccagatgtgatctcaccaacgcCCTATACAACTGcaacaaaacttccctacttttatattccattccccttgcaataaatgacaatattccatttaccttcctaatcacttgttgtacctggATACTAGCTAttggtgattcatgtaccaggacacccagacttCTCTGTACATAgatttctgtaatctctctccatttagataacatACAGCTTTTTTAtaattcctgccaaagtggacaacctcacattttcccacattacactccatctgccaaacttttgcccaATTACTAAATCTATGTCACTTTTGTCATGATCCCAGCTgctgttaccactggacaagccagataTCAGGATGGAACACAGCTTGATAGATCtaccttttattttttgtttagatacatggaaaggggctactgaacagagtcacaagagtcagctgatgaacttaaaAGAATAACACATTTATTAAGCCAGGAAAGTTGAACTATGttatactccttcacccacaactatacctttacaaatctatacagatttgtaaggataacaagttacaaaagccatcttatactctaatgtttacAGTAAGtacaccataagacataggagcagaaattaggccattcggcccatcgagtctgcttcgccattcaatcatggctgataagtttctcaaccccattctcctgccttcgccccataacctttgatccccttaccaatcaagaacctatctatctccctcttaaatacaatcaatgacctggcctccacagccttctgtggcaatgaattccatagattcaccactctctggctaaagaagtttctgctcatctctgtttaaaaagtcttccctttactctgaggttgtgccctcaggtcctagtctctcctactaatggaaacatcttccccacgaccactctatccaggcctttcagtattctgtaaatttcaatcagatcccccctcatccttctaaactccttcgagtatagacccagagtcctcaaacgttcctcatatgttaagcctttcattcctgagatcgttctcgtgaacctcctctggaccctctccagggccagaacatccttcctgagatatggggcccaaaattgctcacaatattctaaatgtggtctgaccagagccgtataaagcctcagcatcacatccctgcttttatattctagtcctctcaaaataaacgccaacattgcatttgccttcctaactaccgactcaacctgcaagttaaccttaagagaatcctggactaggactcccaagtccctttgcactcgagacttctgaattctctccccatttagaaaatagtccatgcctctattcttcctaccaaagtgcatgacctcacacttccccacattgtattccatctgccacttctttgcccattctcctaacctgtccaaatccttctgcagcttccccgcctcctcaatactacctgtccctccacctatctttgtatcatctgcaaacttagccagaatgccctcatttccttcatctagatcattaatgtataaagtgaaaagttgtggtcccaacactgacccctgcggaactccactagtcaccggccgccatcctgagaaggacccccttatccccactctgtgcctcctgccagacagccaatcttctatccatgctagtaccttgcctctaacaccatgggctcttatcttacagtccatgtaaaccaataggcgacttgtggtcaaacacactacactctgaaaccaagtgacagataccaAAGATctttcatcaactccccccaggtgcttgtcacaccgtgagccaatcagtctcattgcactccatctttcacacaaagGTTTCCAGTCTCCACTCACCAAGAACTTTCTTTGGAATCTTCTCTTAGACACCTTGATTAAACCTTGTTTTCAACTTATCTAAACCACTAAGCACCACCCCAACCCTTTTAGCACAGCTCTCCACTTAGAGGGTCATAAAACTCTttaaaaatgcaggtatacaaacagagctttagacctgctgtctccactcaaaatgaaactagatcccaggtttcaccttatAACTCACggataaaaaaaatatataaattgagCTTAAATTTAatggcttgtagtttcctgctctctccctccttgcTTGAACTGACTATTGTCACTTttttccaatctgttgggacctttccagaattgaGAGAATTTTGGATAATTACAGTCAATGCATCCAACTATCTTAGCAGCCATTTTTAAGAttctaggatgtaggccatcaggtcctggggacttgtcagcctttagttctaatagttttctccGTATCTTTCCCCTGGTGATTTCAACtgttttcagttcctccctccctttcacctcttgatttataaGTATTTCTCAGatgttattagtgtcttctgCAGTGAAGGCAGAcataaaatatctgttcaacgcTTCCATCATTCCCTTATTTCCCATTACTAATTTCCCAGgctctctctagaggaccaacactcacttttgttaccattttcctttttaaaaaacttgtagaaactcttcccatctgtttttatatttctagccagcTTTCTCTCAGACTCTGTTTTCTCCTTCCTTTATTTTTCATTATTCTTTGCTTGTTTTTGAATTCCGTTCAATCATCTgtcctaccactaatcttcgtggaattatatgctttttctttcagctTGATACTATCCCTTAACTCCTTTAGTTAGCTGTGGATGGTGCAGCTTTCTCAAGTCttcctttctcactggaatgtacctATGCTGAGTGTTAAggaatatctctttaaatgtctgctacGGCATCTCTACTGATCTacccccttaacctaatttcccagttcattttagccagctgtcttcatacccttataactgcctttttaaaaaaaacattcgtCTTAGACCcattctctccttcaaactgaatgcgAAAATCAATCATgatatgatcactgctacccagAGGTTCTTTTactatgaggtaattaattaatcctgtctcattgcacagtaccagATCTAGactagcctgctctctggttagctCTAGaaaatgctgttctaagaaattgtcctgaaaacACCCTAATAACTCACCTTCCAGGCCACCTTGCCAATCTGACTTGTCATATCTATGTAGATTAAAatgacccatgattattgccacaTCTTTCCTACAAGCCCCCTTATTTAATCCTGCATACCCATTCCTGCAGTGTAACTAtgtggcctataaactactcccacaagtgacttctcaaTGCTGCTATCTCTTATCTCTAACTAAACTGATTCAACACCTTGATCTTAGAATGAAAGtcatctctcactattgcactaatgccatccttaattaacagagcaacCCCATCACCTTTTTCTTAGCTTTCTATTCTCTCAAAATGtcaagtacccttgaatattcacgTCCCAACCTTGCCCAccttgcagccacatctctgtaacagctatcaggtcatacatatttatttctatttgtgctgacAATTCATCcaatttgttatgaatgctactggcattcagatacagagcctttagttctgccttttttgttgtttttgcaaactctggccttatctgcagGTGCATTCTTACATTCGTAAGTTCTGTCCCTTCTGGCCACACTTTGATCATCATTACCTTTATTACTACCTTGCTCTGTTACTGTGTCCATTctctttaatttaccacatcttccctcatgtgatccctcacccctctgtttaatttaaagccctatctatcaccctagttatatgactcgccatagcactggtcccagcacagttcaggtgaagactgtcccaacatacagttcccactttccccagtaccggtgccaatgccccattcttctcacaccaatctttgagccattcaTTCAACTCCCTCATCTTATAtactctatgccaatttgctcatggctcaggtaataatccagagattaaaagaggttctgctttttaatttacccCCTTGCTACTCATACTTTCTAAGCAGagcctctttccttgtcctatctatgtcattggtacctacatgggccacaacaactggatcctccccctcccactgcaagttcctctccagctctcaGCAGATGTACCGGACCCTGGCAttgggcagacaacacagccttcaggactttcGCTCTCAGctacagagaactgtgtctatccccctgGCTACAATGTCCCCTATTACTACCACATTCTTAGTCACCCCacctacttgaatggcttcccATGCCATTATGTCATAGTCATTTTGCTGATCCATCACGCATCCTTCACTCCCATCCATACAAACTGAAAGAAACTCAAACCTACTGGACAATTGTAAGGGTCTCGGCTCTTCCACTTCTGCCTTTtcgatccccttacctgccttgCTTGCCGTCACACCcatctgtccctgaccactgaagATCCTAGCGCAAGgtgtgtgactgtcttctggaattAAGTGTTCAGGTAacatcaccccccaccacccccccaatgcAGTAGTAACTAACAATTTAGTAAGGCGATTAGTTAGACAGAGTTGAATTACCAAAGATTACCCTTATTCTTAAGTTGTGTCAGTAGTAGCTGCTTAATTTTCTGTCACTTCAGCAAAATAGTTGATTTCTGAAAATATGCCTTCCAGTTTTAATTCTGTTACATTAAAGTTCCTTCACTTCTGTGGAACGTCAGGCCAGGAAAGTTTCTGTTAACCGATGCTTGTTTCACCATTTTGGAGGGAATTTCTACCTTGTTCTTAAACTTATTACAAATTAAGATGTGTACTTGAACTTGAAAAGGTGATGctgaactaccttcttgaaccactgcagtgctatgatgtaggtacacccacagtgctgttggggagggagttccaggattttgacctagcgacagtgaaggaatggcgatatatttccaagtcaggatagtgagtggcttggagggggacttccaggttgtggcgtttccatgtatctgctgcccttgtccttctcaaatggtagaggtcatgggtttggaaggtgctgcctaaggagccttggtgagtttctgctttgcatcttgtagatggtacacactgctgccactgttcgttggtggtggggtgagtgaatgtttgtggaagggactccaatcaagcaggctgctttgtcctggatggtgtcaagcttcttgagcgttgttggagctgccaaGACTGCAAGGACATTGATTTGTGACATGATTCCTAAGGCTGAGAGCTTACAACCTCAGCTCAGTTGACATGGGATATTGCCAAATGGAGAATGGGATCTTTTCCACTATGAGGGAAAGATATTTTGTGCTATTATTGTGCACATCCTAGTAAATGATAACAGTAACATTGGCAGATGCCTTAAGAAAAAATGGTTCATCTTTCCCCAGCTCtccccctacacccacccccaatCAAATAGCATTATATTGAAAGTATAGCAATGCTATACAGAATAAGTTTAAATAAGAGGAGATTTGGGTTCCAAACTTACTGAGCAACATGTAGCAGGTGTCATCATTAAACGTCGACCAGTTGCTGTTAACAAGTGCCTGCTTGAGTTCCTTCAGCGAGATGTAGCCACTACGATCTGCATCCACCGATTGGAACCAGGAATAAGCTTCGGGATCTACTCCTGCTGGCACGCCACCTGCACAATAGCAAGTTTTACTATCAATGTTATTTTAAATAGGGAACTGAGTGGGCTACAATGCAAATACTAGGAATGAACAAAAGGTTAGAATGAGGAGCATTTAAGACTCTCACTTTCCACTTAATTGAAAGCAATATTATCACTTAAAAGGTCTAACAGTTATACACAACAGAAGAGATAAAAATCTTAAAACCTTCAAAGTCACAATACTGTAAAGTGGAAAGTTTACAATAGACCAAGTTTTGATAAGATGAAACTAATGGCACCTTAGCTCATTTTAATTTTTGCTCCTATCAAGACCAGGCCTAATGTGATTAACAAAACAATGTGCCTTACTTTTGTCAAAGTTTGGGTAGACAGTAAAATAAAGCCCAAGCACAATCTGTTAATTAAATTACACAATCCAATTACGTAtaaatctcagagtaaatgacagtaggcttttctgcacaagattaaACAGAAGTCAAATTGAGTATCTTTTTTTAGACAGGATGCAACTAAtgtattaaaatatatatatatttttaaatactcAATGTTTTTTACGAAATGTTTCCTCAGAGATCTTCCTTTTTGGGTCTCCTTATCTGTGGGCTGTTCCAGTTACATCGCTGAAGAAGAAAAGTCCTGTATATTCCAAAGCAGTTTCAGTTACCTTAATGAAGGTGGCAATTTCAGACTGTACTGGCAGCCACTCTGAAGCTGCCCAGCACCAGGGAAACCTGCTACTGGCTGGGGCACTGCACATTCATTACAATTAaggcagctaatggaatgctatcctttattacgagagggattgaacatagaagtaaggatgttatgcttcagttatacagggcattggtgagacagcatattgaatactgtgtgcagttttggtctccttatttgaggaaggatgtaaatgcattggaggcagttcaaaggtttactagattgatacctggaatgagtggttgtcttatgaggaaaggttagacagactgggcttgtttccactggagtttagaagagtgaggggtgatttgattgaagtatacaaagatccggaacggccttgacaaggtggatgtcaaaaggatgtttcctcttgtgggtgagtccagaactagggggcactgttttaaaattaggggtcacccttttaggacagagatgaggagaagtttttttctctcagagggttgtgcaactttggaattctctgcctcagaaggtggtggaggtggggtcattgaatatttttaaggcaaaggtagataggttcttgttagggaagggaatcaaaggttatcgggattagatgggaacttggaaatcaaaacacatgatgatcagccatgatcttattgaatggcggagcaggctcaaggggccgaatcgtctactcctgttcccatttcttatgttcttatcccaTTTCATACCATTCATGGCATTCTACAGTGTTATAATGTTCAAACCTCTAAGCTTGCTAACAACCTCATCTCAAAATACAATCTAAAAGACCTGGCTACTATTTCAGAACAATTAACTTTAAAAAGAATATCCTGGCCAAAGTTTTGTAACTTACAGACCTCCCTTGAGTGCTAACTGATCTGTTTACTTTGCAACACATGCCACTATTCCATAAACACAAAGGTAAAAAGAGACACTGTACGATCAAGTTACAGTACTTGTCATTAATTCCTAATTGGTACATTAGTACCCATGGTGGTTTCTTCTCAAATTTCGATGTTCACACACTTGTACATACAACAGTGCTATTCATGGTTCTGAGTCCCTGACATTTGAATCCAACAGTCCtgcatagataaaagcaaaatgctgcggatgctggaaaagtgaaatagaaacagaaaatgctggaaaaactcaaaagatttggcagcatctgtagagagagaaacagagttaatatttccagTCTGAATGACACTTCCTCAGAGCTAGAGGAGTagaaattttctgtttttattttaatcctACATAGAAATTAAGATGATTTCCAGGTCTCAGCCAATCTGTTACATGGGCGAGAAAAATAAACAATGTATTTCCTTTTGCCCTACCCCAAATCCTGTCAGCCTACAGGTTTCATAATTTGGAAATTGAATTATACCACATATTACACATTCACCTCCAGAAAAATTATGTGGGCAATCCTACTGCTCTTGAAGAGAAAATCTGATTTAGTTCTTTAGGTTATTGTCATTAGCAAACCACATCTCAGATTTCCCTCCAGAAACAACCCAACTTACTACAACAGATAGTTACCAGCTGAAGGAGCACCTGATCCATATGGGCCTTGCTGTGGAATTCCATATGGCTGTCCTCCATATGGACCACCTGGTGCTGGGCCTCCATAATGTCCTGCTGAAGATGCACTCCCATATGGGGCTCCTGGAGCTGAAGGTCCACACTGGCCTCCCTGTGCAGGGGCTCCAAAGTGCCCTCCTGGTGGTGGAGCTCCATATGGTGCACCTGGTGCTTGGTTTCCATATTGCCCACCTGCTCCTGATGTTCCATAAGGTGCGCTTGGTTGTGGCCCTCCGTAAGGACTACCTGGTGGTGGGCCCCCATACTGGCCAGAATGGGGGCCGTATTGGCCTCCAGCTTGGTGTTGCCTTGAGAAGTAGCTGCCTGGTGGAGCCCCTGGTGCAGGCCCTGATGACCCAGGGTAGTTCTGTAAGATGAAAGGCAAATTATATAAAATGATTCACACAAAAGCAGAAGATATATTCTATTCTTCTCAATGTATGAACAGAATGTATTACCCAAAAATACCTTAAAACCAAATACTAGCAGAACAACAAGTCAAAAGAAGGCATGAAGTTGGAGGGAAATCCCAAGTAATGATAGGAAAACAAGTGTGGAGGGGGCAATGGTGCGAACTAAAAAAATCCAGTGGCTGGCTGGTAGAATGACAATGATAACATGAAGTCAAAAGTTCATTTGTTTTTCTCTTACCAGATGTTTATACTCTGTTGAGAAACATGTTACTTGTGCACCATTTCCCAAGTGGTCTGAATATTTTGATGTGTTGCATTATGAACACAATACCTTGCAAAAGGAATACGTTACATTTCAGGTTAGCAGGGAGATTTGACATCTCAGGAAGTGACCATTCCTGTCCTTTTATGAGTTGCCCAggtaagggtcccatgctcaaGGTTACAAACCATGGCCAATGGTGGAACCAGCAAATTTTCGGTGGCGATGGCGGAAGAGCTAGAACCTCGGGGGACAAGGCTGCTTGCAGGTGGAGGATCCTTCGGGATAAGGACTTGTGTTTCCTTCAAACTCACGTGAGGAAGGCAACAGGAAACCGTCTTATGTATTCTTGTCTCTAATCATATTGCTCGTTGAAGTTGAAAATGGGAGGCTCCTATCAGC
The nucleotide sequence above comes from Carcharodon carcharias isolate sCarCar2 chromosome 19, sCarCar2.pri, whole genome shotgun sequence. Encoded proteins:
- the pef1 gene encoding peflin isoform X1; translation: MASFPYGSNYPGSSGPAPGAPPGSYFSRQHQAGGQYGPHSGQYGGPPPGSPYGGPQPSAPYGTSGAGGQYGNQAPGAPYGAPPPGGHFGAPAQGGQCGPSAPGAPYGSASSAGHYGGPAPGGPYGGQPYGIPQQGPYGSGAPSAGGVPAGVDPEAYSWFQSVDADRSGYISLKELKQALVNSNWSTFNDDTCYMLLNMFDKTKIGKIDLYGFSALWGFLQQWRNMFQQFDRDRSGAINPQELQQALSQMGYNLSPQFVQFLITRYAHKTAQSTIQLDSFIQICTQLQSTTDAFKEKDTNRSGNVRISYEDFLILAISRML